AAGTCGACCTACCGCGTCCGCGCCAAGGACCGCGGCAAGAAGATCTCCGTCAAGGTCACGGTCAAGGCGAAGGGCTACGACAAGGCCAAGCGGTCGTCGAAGAAGGTCAAGATCCGCCGCTAGGCGTGCTGGTCGCGCACCCCGCCGGGCGGGTCACAGGGTCGGCAGCCAGTCGACCCGCCCGGCGAGGGCGGCGTACCCCACGAACGCACCCACGTCGAGCAGGGTGTGCGCCACCACGAACGGCAGCACCCGGCCCCACCGGCGGAACAGCCAGCCGAAGAGCAGCCCCATCGCGAGGTTGCCGACGAAGCCGCCGAGGCCCTGGTAGAGGTGGTAGCTGCCGCGCAGCAGCGCCGCGAGGCCGATGGCCGCGGAGTCGCCGAGGCCGAGCTGGCGCAGCCGGACCTGCACGAAGCCGAGGACGAGGAACTCCTCGAGCACCGCGTTCTCGGCGGCCGCGAGGACGAGCACCGGGACCTGCCACCACTCCCCCGGCAGCGACTGCGCCACCACGGTGAGGTTGGTGCCGAGCGCGAAGGTCGCGAGGTAGAACACGACGCCGACCGAGCCCACGCCCAGCGCGAGCCAGGCGCCGCGACCGAGGTCGCGCCACGTGGCCCAGCCCCCGTCGCGTGCCCACACCTCGCGCAGCCGTGTGCCCGAGCGCACCAGCAGGTAGGCCGCCAGCGCGACGGGCACGAGCGCGAAGCCGATCCGCAGCAGCTGGTAGGTCAGGTCGAGCCACGGCCGGTCGGGGGCCAGCGAGTTGTTGAGGTTGGCCGCCTGCGAGGACAGCGGGCCGGGCGCGGTGAGCGCGGAGACGATGCTGACGATCGAGTAGACCGCCGAGCGCCCCAGCGAGACGAGCAGCACGATCGCGAGCTCGGTCCACAGCAGCGCGCGGGCGAGGTCGGGCACCCCGCCGGGCACGGGGGTGTCGGGCAGCCGCCACCACGGGCGCTTGTCGACGGTCGACGTGCTCACGGGGGACAGCATCCCCCAGCCGGCTGAGTGACGGCTGAGGGACGGGGGTCCGAGCGTCTACGACGGTCAGCGCCGGCGACGCGGGCCCGCGGAGCGGGGCGGCGCCGCCCGCATGTGGTCGCGCACCGGCACCAGCAGGTCGCGCAGGCGCCGCGTGTCGGCGCCCGACAGCGGCGAGAAGAGCTGCTGGCGCAGCACCTCGACGTGGCCGGGGATGACGCGCGCGATCACCTCGCGGCCGGCGTCGGTCACCGTGACGGTCACGCTCCGCTCGTCGTCGGCCGAGGGCGCACGGCTGACGAGGCCCGCCTTCTCGAGGAGTCCGGCCTGGTAGGTCAGGCCGCTGCGGCTGTAGACCACGCCGTCGGCGAGGTCGGTCATCCGCTCGCTGCCGGTGGGCGAGTTCAGCGCCAGCCGGGCCAGCAGCTGGAACTGCACGTAGCTCAGGTCGCCCTCCTCGCGCAGCTGCTGCTCGACGGCGTGCTTGAGCAACCCGGCCACGTCCATCAGGGCGAAGTAGGCGCTGAGCTGCTCGGAGTCGAGGGACGAGGAGGAGTCGGGCATGCACCTATCCTAGCGATGCTTCACCTTCGAAGCACTTGCTTTGAGTTCAAAGCATTGCTACCGTTGACCATGTGCTTCGAACTCGAAGCACATCCC
This genomic stretch from Nocardioides renjunii harbors:
- a CDS encoding MarR family winged helix-turn-helix transcriptional regulator, whose amino-acid sequence is MPDSSSSLDSEQLSAYFALMDVAGLLKHAVEQQLREEGDLSYVQFQLLARLALNSPTGSERMTDLADGVVYSRSGLTYQAGLLEKAGLVSRAPSADDERSVTVTVTDAGREVIARVIPGHVEVLRQQLFSPLSGADTRRLRDLLVPVRDHMRAAPPRSAGPRRRR
- a CDS encoding CPBP family intramembrane glutamic endopeptidase — translated: MSTSTVDKRPWWRLPDTPVPGGVPDLARALLWTELAIVLLVSLGRSAVYSIVSIVSALTAPGPLSSQAANLNNSLAPDRPWLDLTYQLLRIGFALVPVALAAYLLVRSGTRLREVWARDGGWATWRDLGRGAWLALGVGSVGVVFYLATFALGTNLTVVAQSLPGEWWQVPVLVLAAAENAVLEEFLVLGFVQVRLRQLGLGDSAAIGLAALLRGSYHLYQGLGGFVGNLAMGLLFGWLFRRWGRVLPFVVAHTLLDVGAFVGYAALAGRVDWLPTL